The following proteins are encoded in a genomic region of Terriglobia bacterium:
- a CDS encoding ThiF family adenylyltransferase has translation MPNKAQVRIPYDLAQRIRQILNDPWLHHEPVVFALASANRTNQYALIQVKRLVHAPESAFIPSLGHGARWSARWNIELMNLCAESSLGLVIFHRHGGTHVALSNDDRESASQLLPYFQSFVPGRYHGSIVIGDHSAVGLVWCPGFNHPIEEVEVRFLGSHIETLASNSYKREEWEEFQRVPLAENRINRKIMRKAKVAVVGLSGGGSQIVTQLASWGIGNIIGIDPQTYDFENRLTTDCPWFIDLTWGARKTSVAKRQCFLVNRSTRFQAIPAEITSPTAVCALKTADVIVGCVNNLQARADLLEIGGRFGIPYIDIGFKIVLGTMLGVSELSSLPGNAFTIVPGDFCLWCTGFLTKSKLEKEAGGADRSYLNLKSQSEHGSRNAYVSSFNGLLAGHAATEVLQLLLGWRRGTSGSRYYVYNGVTGEMQLWAGKKNDKCNHCNNVVHAGDPIWN, from the coding sequence TTGCCCAATAAAGCTCAAGTGAGAATTCCGTACGACTTGGCCCAACGAATTCGCCAAATTCTCAACGACCCGTGGCTTCATCACGAGCCTGTTGTCTTTGCGTTGGCGAGCGCGAATCGTACAAATCAATATGCTTTGATTCAGGTGAAGCGGTTAGTGCATGCGCCGGAATCGGCATTCATACCAAGTCTTGGACATGGTGCTAGGTGGTCGGCACGATGGAACATCGAACTGATGAACCTTTGCGCCGAATCTTCACTTGGTTTGGTTATTTTCCACCGGCATGGCGGTACTCACGTCGCGCTCTCGAATGATGATCGCGAAAGTGCATCTCAACTGCTGCCATATTTTCAATCATTCGTTCCGGGCCGCTACCACGGCTCAATAGTAATCGGCGACCATTCAGCAGTTGGTCTGGTATGGTGTCCCGGCTTCAATCACCCGATTGAAGAGGTGGAAGTGCGCTTTTTGGGGTCGCATATTGAAACTCTCGCGAGTAATTCCTATAAGCGGGAGGAGTGGGAGGAATTCCAGCGGGTTCCTCTAGCAGAGAATCGCATAAATCGAAAAATTATGCGTAAGGCGAAAGTAGCCGTTGTTGGTCTTAGCGGCGGGGGAAGCCAGATTGTTACGCAGCTTGCATCATGGGGAATAGGAAACATCATCGGTATAGATCCACAAACCTATGATTTTGAGAACCGACTCACTACCGATTGCCCGTGGTTTATTGATCTGACTTGGGGCGCAAGGAAGACGTCAGTTGCAAAGCGTCAATGTTTCTTGGTGAACCGATCTACTAGATTTCAAGCGATTCCAGCCGAAATTACATCGCCGACCGCGGTCTGCGCACTTAAGACAGCAGATGTCATTGTCGGATGCGTTAACAACCTTCAAGCCCGCGCAGATTTGCTGGAAATTGGCGGAAGGTTTGGTATTCCATATATTGATATTGGCTTTAAGATCGTTCTCGGCACTATGCTTGGTGTTTCCGAGCTGAGCTCGTTGCCGGGAAATGCTTTCACCATCGTTCCTGGCGACTTCTGTCTTTGGTGCACGGGCTTTCTTACGAAAAGCAAATTGGAGAAGGAAGCCGGTGGCGCTGATCGTTCGTACCTCAACTTGAAATCTCAATCCGAGCACGGAAGTCGAAATGCCTACGTTTCATCCTTCAACGGGCTGCTAGCGGGACATGCCGCAACCGAGGTTCTCCAATTGCTTCTTGGTTGGCGCCGCGGAACAAGCGGATCTAGATATTATGTGTATAACGGCGTCACGGGTGAAATGCAGCTGTGGGCCGGCAAAAAAAATGACAAATGCAATCATTGCAACAATGTAGTTCACGCCGGCGACCCGATCTGGAACTAG
- a CDS encoding peroxiredoxin family protein, with protein MQKNLKEFEAAGVRPVAISVDTPEVSRNLAGKAGYTFPILSDPTTETIRRYNLLHKGGGPEHSDIARPAEFLVDSSGTVRWTNFTEDIRVRAKADEMLAAARGMK; from the coding sequence ATACAGAAAAACCTGAAAGAGTTTGAAGCTGCCGGTGTGCGTCCCGTGGCCATCAGCGTGGACACGCCGGAAGTATCGCGCAACCTGGCCGGCAAGGCCGGTTATACCTTCCCTATCCTGTCCGATCCCACGACTGAAACCATCCGCCGCTATAACCTGCTGCACAAAGGCGGCGGGCCTGAACACAGTGACATTGCGCGACCTGCAGAGTTCCTGGTGGATTCCTCCGGCACCGTGCGCTGGACGAACTTCACTGAAGATATCCGGGTCCGCGCCAAGGCTGACGAGATGCTGGCCGCGGCGAGGGGGATGAAGTAA
- a CDS encoding ImmA/IrrE family metallo-endopeptidase, with protein MYSVPDKTGRFQRRPHYSQGELDAECEQVISSFLLSRHRRIVYPVATDDLIHLLEQVAVVDQYADLKDESGNELWGVTEFEPGTSPLVKISAKLSSAERFTNPFRTTLTHEFAHVKLHGPLFELKASSPGLFEGAEVVRQQCKREQVESPAEYDWAEWQAGYCSGALLMPIGALRLSVTEFLKAAGLSVTGVPTNSNHGQDLITVVSRKFEVSTLAAKVRLAKLGFLNADDRQKYLLT; from the coding sequence ATGTATTCGGTCCCTGACAAGACGGGTAGATTTCAGCGACGACCCCACTATTCACAAGGCGAGCTTGACGCCGAGTGTGAGCAAGTTATTTCCAGCTTCCTGCTTTCTCGTCATCGCAGGATTGTATATCCCGTCGCAACTGATGACTTGATTCATTTGTTGGAACAGGTGGCGGTGGTTGATCAATACGCTGACTTGAAAGACGAGAGCGGAAATGAATTGTGGGGTGTGACAGAATTCGAGCCGGGAACCTCTCCGCTTGTGAAAATTAGTGCCAAGTTATCATCTGCTGAACGCTTTACAAATCCATTCCGCACCACGCTGACCCACGAGTTCGCGCATGTCAAATTACATGGACCTCTGTTTGAACTCAAGGCTAGTTCGCCTGGGTTGTTCGAGGGCGCGGAAGTCGTCAGGCAACAGTGCAAACGAGAGCAGGTGGAAAGCCCAGCCGAATACGACTGGGCGGAATGGCAAGCAGGGTATTGTTCAGGAGCACTGCTAATGCCTATCGGGGCGTTGCGGCTTTCGGTCACAGAATTCTTGAAGGCGGCAGGCCTGAGTGTTACTGGAGTGCCCACGAACTCGAACCATGGGCAGGATCTGATCACCGTGGTGTCACGTAAGTTTGAGGTATCAACACTAGCTGCAAAGGTCCGGCTGGCCAAGCTTGGTTTTTTGAACGCTGACGACCGGCAAAAATACTTGTTGACATGA